The following are encoded in a window of Arachis duranensis cultivar V14167 unplaced genomic scaffold, aradu.V14167.gnm2.J7QH unplaced_Scaffold_165934, whole genome shotgun sequence genomic DNA:
- the LOC127743830 gene encoding pectin acetylesterase 8-like — protein sequence MLEGASGGSTFIIATHFSLFQAIHHSIFFHFRMKGTRMAKWLSLLVFVVLLLKAEGVDVGLTYVQSAVPKGAVCLDGSPPAYHFDKGFGAGINNWIVHFEGGGWCNNASVCLDRRDTRLGSSKKMDQTASFSGYLSNKQKFNPDFYNWNRIKVRYCDGSSFTGDVEAVDPKTNLHYRGGRIFVAVIEDLLAKGMRNAQNAILSGCSSAKNLPASCTSRLSPGLCFFPENVVSQIRTPIFFVNAAYDSWQIKNILAPGVADPHGQWRDCKLDIKKCSSAQLSVMQGFRTNFLSALSGVGSTPARGKFIDGCYAHCQMGTQETWMRADSPVLAKTTIAKAVGDWYYERRPFHEIDCTYPCNPTCHNRIFDNNRSDD from the exons ATGTTAGAAGGGGCATCAGGGGGCTCAACATTTATTATTGCAACACACTTTAGCTTGTTCCAAGCCATTCATCACTCCATCTTCTTCCATTTCAG AATGAAGGGCACAAGAATGGCAAAATGGTTAAGTCTTCTGGTTTTTGTAGTTCTATTGCTTAAGGCAGAAGGGGTTGATGTAGGACTCACTTATGTTCAAAGTGCTGTACCAAAAGGCGCTG TTTGCTTGGATGGAAGTCCACCAGCTTACCACTTTGATAAGGGGTTTGGAGCAGGAATTAACAACTGGATTGTTCACTTTGAG GGAGGAGGTTGGTGCAACAATGCCTCTGTTTGTCTCGATCGCAGGGACACTCGCTTAGGTTCATCTAAGAAAATGGATCAGACAGCTTCCTTTTCTGGATATTTGAGCAACAAGCAAAAATTTAACCCAG ATTTCTACAACTGGAACAGAATCAAGGTTAGATACTGTGATGGTTCATCGTTTACCGGTGACGTCGAAGCAGTTGATCCT AAAACCAATTTGCACTACAGAGGAGGAAGAATTTTCGTTGCTGTCATTGAAGACTTGCTGGCAAAAGGAATGAGAAATGCTCAAAAT GCTATTCTTTCAGGATGTTCATCGGCGAAGAATTTGCCTGCCTCGTGCACTTCAAGACTGAGTCCAGGGCTG TGTTTCTTCCCAGAGAATGTGGTATCACAGATCAGGACAccaattttctttgttaatgcAGCATATGACTCATGGCAG ATAAAGAACATATTGGCACCGGGTGTTGCTGATCCGCACGGGCAATGGCGCGATTGCAAGCTTGATATTAAGAAATGTTCTTCTGCTCAACTCAGTGTAATGCAAG gGTTCAGGACGAACTTCTTGAGCGCATTGAGTGGAGTGGGGAGCACGCCAGCTCGGGGGAAGTTCATAGATGGATGCTATGCTCACTGCCAAATGGGAACCCAAGAGACATGGATGAGAGCTGACTCGCCTGTGTTGGCCAAAACAACAATCGCCAAGGCTGTCGGAGATTGGTATTATGAGAGAAGGCCATTCCATGAGATTGATTGCACTTACCCTTGCAACCCCACCTGCCACAACCGTATCTTTGATAACAACCGCTCAGATGATTAg
- the LOC127743828 gene encoding pectin acetylesterase 8 — MEISRIWQWLNLLVCVLLLIKSEGSGFVPITYLEDAESKGAVCLDGSPPAYHFDKGSGEGVNSWIVHLEGGGWCSDVSSCLERKDTRLGSSKQMDTQAGFYGILNNQQDYNPDFYNWNRIKIRYCDGSSFTGDVEEVDPTNNLHFRGARIFEAVIKHLLAKGMENAEKAILSGCSAGGLAAILNCDRFKSFLPNGARVKCVPDAGYFIHLPDVSGTKRIENFYKGVVETHGSAKYLSKSCTSKYGAGLCFFPQYVVQDIATPIFVVNAAYDSWQIRNILIPGMADPHGSWQNCRDDISNCTPDQLDAVQGFREDFIKALSGVQNSPSKGMFIDSCYIHCQTEMQESWFKTDAPQLANTTIAKAVGDWFYDRKPFQHIDCAFPCNPTCGKPVLNVKVNPEF; from the exons ATGGAGATATCAAGAATTTGGCAATGGTTAAATCTTCTAGTATGTGTACTGTTATTAATAAAGTCAGAAGGATCTGGTTTTGTTCCAATAACTTATTTGGAGGATGCAGAGTCAAAAGGAGCCG TTTGTTTGGATGGTAGTCCTCCGGCATACCACTTCGATAAGGGATCCGGTGAAGGTGTTAACAGCTGGATTGTTCATCTTGAG GGAGGAGGATGGTGCAGTGATGTGTCTTCTTGCCTTGAACGCAAGGACACTCGCTTAGGTTCATCCAAACAAATGGATACTCAGGCTGGATTTTATGGAATACTTAACAACCAACAAGATTATAATCCAG ATTTCTACAACTGGAACAGAATCAAGATTAGGTACTGTGATGGATCATCATTTACTGGTGATGTGGAAGAAGTTGATCCA ACAAACAATCTGCACTTCAGAGGAGCAAGAATTTTTGAAGCAGTCATTAAGCATTTACTTGCAAAAGGAATGGAGAATGCTGAAAAG GCTATTCTGTCTGGATGCTCTGCTGGAGGATTGGCTGCTATATTGAACTGTGATCGCTTCAAATCCTTCCTACCAAATGGCGCTAGAGTGAAATGCGTGCCAGATGCCGGCTATTTTATCCATCT ACCAGATGTCTCCGGAACAAAGCGCATTGAAAATTTCTACAAAGGAGTTGTTGAAACACAT GGATCAGCAAAGTATTTGTCTAAATCTTGCACTTCAAAATATGGAGCTGGCCTG TGCTTTTTCCCACAATATGTAGTACAAGATATCGCCACGCCCATTTTCGTCGTAAATGCGGCCTATGACTCATGGCAG ATTAGAAACATTTTGATACCGGGCATGGCGGATCCACACGGCAGCTGGCAAAACTGCAGAGATGACATAAGCAATTGCACACCTGATCAACTAGATGCTGTGCAAG GGTTTAGAGAGGATTTCATAAAGGCATTGAGTGGGGTGCAGAACTCTCCATCAAAAGGAATGTTCATAGATTCTTGCTACATCCACTGCCAAACGGAAATGCAAGAGTCTTGGTTCAAAACCGATGCACCTCAGCTTGCAAATACT ACTATTGCTAAGGCTGTTGGTGACTGGTTTTATGATCGAAAGCCTTTTCAACACATTGATTGTGCCTTCCCATGCAACCCTACTTGTGGTAAACCCGTCTTAAATGTCAAAGTCAACCCTGAATTCTAG